One region of Brachyhypopomus gauderio isolate BG-103 chromosome 9, BGAUD_0.2, whole genome shotgun sequence genomic DNA includes:
- the gja10b gene encoding gap junction alpha-10 protein, whose amino-acid sequence MGDWTLLGDILEDVHVHSTTVGKIWLTILFIFRMLVLGVAAEDVWEDEQSGFVCNTEQPGCRNVCYDHAFPISLVRFWVLQVIFVSSPSLAYVAHALYRLRTLEKERSRKKALLKVELKGVGGGDARVEQRRLEKELRRLEEQRKVRRPPLRGALLHTYVFHILTRSMVEVSFIVGQCVLYGVGLAPLYKCKRDPCPNIVDCFVSRPTEKSIFMTFMLVIAGVSLFLNVLEIFHLGLKKIKQGIYGSQHSRDDDGFCTSKKTTMVQHECMLSNSSPQKLMPVTQTFHTIMPDKKVEALPLSVAADAPPPLLLEARNSNVHLGSKRHAGQLRPLKLPEIQAARHLQAVELHHTTDNLDLSYSSDDSGPQGAPRNLQSNSTEIRPSSRRHGNTDLSQESGDHYPDARKGSFLSRGMSESGPASPSDSSTSTSCKELRFAGGRRQRTMPLDGAAGRRMSMSMILELSSIMKK is encoded by the exons ATGGGGGACTGGACCCTGCTGGGTGACATCTTGGAGGACGTCCACGTCCACTCCACCACGGTGGGCAAGATCTGGCTCACCATCCTCTTCATCTTCCGCATGCTGGTTCTGGGCGTCGCCGCCGAGGACGTGTGGGAAGACGAGCAGAGCGGGTTCGTGTGCAACACGGAGCAGCCGGGCTGCAGGAACGTGTGCTACGACCACGCTTTCCCCATATCCCTCGTCAGGTTCTGGGTGCTGCAGGTCATCTTCGTCTCCTCGCCCTCTCTGGCGTACGTGGCCCACGCGCTCTATCGCCTGAGGACCCTGGAGAAGGAGCGGAGCAGGAAGAAGGCCCTGCTCAAGGTGGAGCTGAAGGGCGTGGGTGGAGGAGACGCCCGGGTCGAGCAGCGCAGGCTGGAGAAGGAGCTGAGGAggctggaggagcagaggaagGTGAGGAGACCGCCGCTGAGAGGAGCCCTGCTGCACACGTACGTGTTTCACATCCTAACCAGGTCGATGGTGGAAGTGAGCTTCATAGTGGGACAGTGCGTCCTGTACGGAGTCGGACTGGCGCCTTTGTACAAGTGCAAGAGAGACCCGTGTCCCAACATTGTGGACTGCTTCGTCTCCAGGCCAACCGAGAAGAGCATTTTCATGACCTTCATGCTGGTCATCGCCGGGGTCTCCCTGTTCCTGAACGTCTTGGAGATCTTCCACCTAGGACTGAAGAAGATCAAGCAGGGCATTTATGGAAGCCAGCACAGCAGAGATGACGATGGCTTTTGTACGTCAAAGAAAACTACCATGGTGCAGCACGAATGTATGTTGTCCAACTCCTCACCCCAGAAATTAATGCCTGTAACCCAGACATTCCACACCATAATGCCCGACAAGAAGGTGGAGGCATTGCCCCTCTCGGTGGCAGCTGAtgcccctccaccactcctcttAGAGGCACGAAACAGCAATGTCCATCTGGGGTCCAAGCGTCACGCAGGGCAGCTGCGTCCCTTGAAGCTGCCTGAGATCCAGGCTGCACGCCACCTACAGGCTGTGGAGCTGCATCACACGACGGACAACCTTGACCTCTCCTACAGCAGCGATGATTCTGGGCCCCAAGGTGCTCCGAGGAACCTGCAGTCCAACAGCACGGAGATCCGCCCGTCCTCCCGCAGACACGGGAACACGGACCTGAGCCAGGAGAGTGGAGACCACTATCCCGACGCCAGGAAAGGCAGCTTCTTGTCCCGAGGGATGTCTGAGAGCGGACCGGCTAGCCCCTCAGACAGCTCCACGTCTACCAGCTGCAAGGAATTAAGGTTTGCCGGTGGGCGGCGGCAGCGGACGATGCCACTAGATGGCGCCGCTGGACGGCGCATGTCAATG AGCATGATTCTGGAACTATCATCCATCATGAAAAAATGA